From a single Sorghum bicolor cultivar BTx623 chromosome 5, Sorghum_bicolor_NCBIv3, whole genome shotgun sequence genomic region:
- the LOC110435772 gene encoding bromodomain and WD repeat-containing protein 3-like produces the protein MVLATASKGSSTLSEYFVKMKALGDDMALAGRRLEDEELVSYILTGLDENYEAVVSTVSARVESISVSELYTQLMSFESRKEMKNAGSNSSVNTATRGGNGGNSFGGRNGGGHGGGRGNGRGGGRGGRGPNFQAGVVSQLCGKEGHAVVDCWKRFDQSWTGPPRKSMSSTTTSYGVDTNWYMDTGATDHVTGELEKLTMRDKYNGHEQVHTASGSGPGHEEDGAGRQV, from the exons ATGGTGCTGGCGACTGCGTCCAAGGGGTCATCCACCCTTTCGGAGTACTTCGTGAAGATGAAGGCGCTGGGCGACGACATGGCGTTGGCCGGGCGAAGGCTGGAGGATGAGGAACTAGTTTCCTATATCCTGACCGGACTTGATGAAAACTACGAAGCTGTGGTTTCCACGGTCTCTGCGCGGGTTGAATCTATCTCGGTAAGCGAGTTATACACTCAGCTCATGAGTTTTGAATCTCGCAAGGAGATGAAGAACGCCGGGAGTAACTCTTCGGTGAACACCGCCACACGTGGTGGCAATGGAGGAAACTCGTTCGGCGGTCGCAatggcggcggccatggagggGGTCGAGGAAACGGCAGAGGCGGTGGACGTGGTGGACGCGGACCGAACTTCCAAGCTGGCGTTGTCTCCCAGCTCTGCGGGAAGGAAGGGCATGCCGTCGTCGACTGCTGGAAGAGATTTGATCAGTCATGGACTGGTCCTCCTCGAAAAAGCATGTCATCTACAACCACTTCGTATGGTGTAGATACGAATTGGTATATGGACACGGGAGCTACAGACCATGTCACCGGGGAGCTAGAAAAGCTCACCATGCGTGACAAGTACAATGGCCACGAGCAGGTTCATACTGCAAGTGGATCAG GACCGGGACACGAGGAGGACGGTGCTGGAAGGCAAGTGTGA